One Pectinophora gossypiella unplaced genomic scaffold, ilPecGoss1.1 Pgos_32, whole genome shotgun sequence DNA segment encodes these proteins:
- the LOC126380973 gene encoding uncharacterized protein LOC126380973, translating into MAQPPPLPRQEEDQQRRQLRQEVSHDLAAISLVSRIPAFWRDMPRMWFARFEAVIGPQHQSEAVKFDLVLSKLDKEELSQISDLIDDPPEQQRYTVLKNRLMKIFQESAEAQFHKLVKEMDLGSQRPSQLLAKMRELAKNSGTAGDTLKNLWMTRLPGWVRAILASSSADTKLDDLASMADKIMDNLRSGDIAAVDTPTASTSAVKLELLSQVRDLSMELKALRCEVNSIRGRGRPLQRGNGRWGRSRSRSQSRPRRTPQSPDWLCKHHYRYRGAAWKCEAPCNWVNKPTVQRDNTNSPGN; encoded by the coding sequence ATGGCGCAGCCGCCACCACTGCCACGCCAGGAGGAAGATCAGCAGCGACGTCAGTTGCGGCAAGAAGTCAGCCATGACCTGGCTGCTATCAGCCTTGTGTCGAGGATCCCAGCGTTTTGGCGCGATATGCCGCGCATGTGGTTTGCCCGTTTTGAAGCCGTCATAGGGCCTCAGCATCAAAGCGAAGCAGTTAAGTTTGACCTTGTGCTATCAAAGCTAGACAAAGAGGAGTTAAGCCAGATTTCCGACTTGATTGACGACCCACCAGAACAGCAACGTTATACAGTGCTCAAGAATCGTCTGATGAAGATATTTCAAGAGAGTGCAGAGGCTCAGTTCCACAAGCTCGTCAAGGAGATGGACTTAGGTAGTCAGCGTCCATCACAGTTGCTTGCCAAGATGCGTGAACTAGCGAAGAACTCAGGTACAGCAGGTGACACTCTTAAGAACCTGTGGATGACTCGACTACCGGGTTGGGTACGTGCTATATTAGCAAGCTCAAGCGCAGACACGAAGCTTGATGACCTCGCGAGCATGGCAGACAAGATTATGGACAATCTACGGAGTGGTGACATAGCAGCAGTGGACACACCGACGGCATCTACATCAGCCGTCAAATTGGAGCTGTTATCGCAAGTAAGAGACCTGTCAATGGAGCTCAAGGCCTTACGGTGTGAGGTGAACAGCATCAGAGGACGCGGCCGACCATTACAGCGCGGAAACGGCCGCTGGGGTCGCAGCAGATCCCGCTCGCAGTCCAGGCCAAGACGTACACCACAGAGCCCTGACTGGTTATGTAAGCATCACTACCGATACCGCGGAGCAGCGTGGAAGTGTGAGGCGCCCTGTAACTGGGTAAACAAGCCTACTGTGCAGAGAGACAATACGAACAGTCCGGGAAACTAA